A DNA window from Maribellus comscasis contains the following coding sequences:
- the cysN gene encoding sulfate adenylyltransferase subunit CysN — MENINLDIKAFLDQDQRKDLLRLLTAGSVDDGKSTLIGRLMFDSKMLYEDQLAALERDSKRVGHAGEDIDYALLLDGLKAEREQGITIDVAYRYFSTAKRKFIIADTPGHEQYTRNMITGGSTANLAIILIDARHGVITQTKRHTYLASLLGIKHVVVAINKMDLVDFRQEVFEKIRKDYETFVAQLDIPDIHYIPLSALKGDNVVETSERTPWYHGNSLLEFLETVHISSDRNFTDLRYPVQFVLRPDIKFRGFSTSVASGIIKKGDDILVLPSLKTSKVKSIVSYDGELDYAFPPQSVTVTLEDEIDISRGDMIVHPDNRPRVERHFEAMLVWMDENEMDLSTPFYIKHANNNTKAKIDQIRYKVDVNTLEKSNIENFKLNEIGRVVITTTKPLFFDPYTQNRQTGSFILIDPVTHNTCAVGMIIDKLGSKNLPSRITDTDKETIAKGKSLVTIAERQKKLNQKGETIWITGLHGSGKNELAFSLEKKLFENGATVVLLDGSSLRTGLNKELDFSPADRAEHLRRVAHISKMLNDQGIITICSFISRNSSLRKQIAQIIGEERFHLLYMDATMDYCKRNKPELYSLIDEGKTENVPGMDLEYETPANAVLFLKPENNGLNIDIVLDYLAKEKIFPNQ; from the coding sequence ATGGAAAACATCAATTTAGACATAAAAGCATTTCTCGACCAGGACCAAAGAAAAGATTTACTCCGTTTACTGACAGCCGGCAGCGTCGACGACGGTAAATCAACCCTTATAGGCCGGTTAATGTTCGACAGTAAAATGCTGTATGAGGATCAGCTGGCGGCTCTCGAACGCGACAGCAAAAGGGTTGGGCATGCAGGAGAAGACATCGATTATGCGCTTCTTCTCGACGGGCTAAAAGCTGAACGTGAACAGGGAATCACCATTGATGTAGCCTACCGCTATTTTTCAACTGCAAAACGAAAATTTATCATTGCCGACACACCCGGGCACGAGCAGTACACACGGAATATGATAACCGGTGGTTCAACCGCAAACCTGGCCATTATCCTGATTGATGCCCGCCACGGAGTAATCACCCAGACCAAACGCCATACATATCTGGCCAGTCTACTGGGAATAAAACACGTGGTTGTGGCCATAAACAAAATGGATTTGGTGGATTTTAGACAGGAAGTGTTTGAAAAAATCCGAAAAGATTATGAAACCTTTGTGGCCCAGCTCGATATTCCGGATATTCATTATATCCCGCTTTCTGCATTGAAAGGCGATAATGTGGTGGAAACATCGGAACGCACACCCTGGTATCACGGAAACAGTTTACTGGAATTTCTGGAAACAGTTCACATCAGCAGCGACCGTAACTTTACCGATTTGCGTTACCCTGTGCAGTTTGTACTTCGGCCTGATATAAAATTCCGTGGTTTTTCTACTTCGGTAGCTTCCGGAATTATCAAAAAAGGAGACGACATACTGGTACTTCCTTCATTAAAAACGTCGAAAGTTAAATCGATTGTTTCATACGACGGCGAACTGGATTATGCTTTCCCACCGCAGTCGGTAACGGTTACACTGGAAGACGAAATCGACATCTCGCGTGGTGATATGATCGTCCATCCCGACAACCGCCCGCGTGTAGAACGTCATTTTGAAGCCATGCTGGTTTGGATGGATGAAAATGAGATGGACCTTTCCACACCGTTTTACATCAAACACGCCAACAACAATACCAAGGCAAAAATCGACCAGATAAGATACAAAGTGGATGTAAACACACTGGAAAAATCGAATATTGAAAATTTCAAATTAAATGAAATCGGGCGTGTGGTAATTACTACCACAAAGCCTTTGTTTTTTGATCCATATACCCAAAACCGCCAGACCGGTTCATTTATTTTGATTGACCCGGTAACGCATAATACCTGTGCGGTTGGAATGATTATTGACAAACTGGGAAGCAAAAACCTGCCATCAAGAATTACCGATACGGACAAAGAAACCATTGCCAAAGGGAAATCGCTTGTTACCATAGCAGAGCGGCAGAAAAAACTAAACCAGAAAGGAGAAACCATCTGGATTACCGGACTGCACGGTTCAGGTAAAAACGAACTGGCATTCAGCCTTGAAAAGAAATTGTTTGAAAATGGTGCAACAGTGGTTCTTCTCGATGGAAGCTCATTAAGGACGGGACTGAACAAAGAACTTGATTTCTCGCCGGCCGACCGTGCCGAACACCTGCGCCGTGTGGCACACATCAGCAAAATGTTAAACGATCAGGGAATCATTACCATCTGTTCATTTATTTCAAGGAACAGTTCGCTACGGAAACAGATTGCACAAATTATTGGCGAAGAACGGTTTCACCTGTTGTACATGGATGCCACCATGGATTATTGCAAACGAAACAAACCTGAGCTCTACAGTTTAATTGACGAAGGAAAAACTGAAAATGTCCCCGGAATGGATTTGGAGTATGAGACTCCTGCTAATGCTGTGTTGTTTTTAAAACCGGAGAATAACGGGTTGAATATTGATATAGTGTTGGATTATCTGGCAAAAGAGAAAATTTTTCCAAACCAATGA
- a CDS encoding GIY-YIG nuclease family protein has product MKACTYIVTNKANKVLYTGVTSNLKSRMESHQTKKYPNAFTARYNADKLVWYEEFESIIDARDRERQLKAGNRARKIKLIENMNPEWKDLYKIL; this is encoded by the coding sequence ATGAAAGCCTGTACCTACATTGTCACCAACAAAGCCAACAAGGTTTTATACACTGGCGTGACAAGCAATCTGAAAAGTCGCATGGAAAGCCACCAGACAAAAAAGTATCCCAATGCTTTTACAGCGCGGTACAATGCTGACAAGCTGGTCTGGTATGAGGAGTTCGAAAGCATCATTGATGCCAGAGACAGGGAACGGCAACTAAAAGCGGGGAACCGGGCAAGAAAGATAAAGTTAATTGAGAATATGAATCCCGAATGGAAAGACCTATACAAAATATTATAA
- a CDS encoding nucleotide sugar dehydrogenase gives MNQTKIAIVGLGYVGLPLAVEFAKKYPVVGFDIKQERIKELNAGHDSTLEVDNKNLQSVLVTLNGIEGSSGRDAGLFLTTSPGDIAQCNIFIVTVPTPTDKNNRPVLTPLVKASETVGKVLKKNDIVIYESTVYPGATEEDCIPVLGKFSGLTFNRDFFVGYSPERINPGDKEHTVTKIKKVTSGSTPETAAKVDELYKSVIVAGTHLAPSIKVAEAAKVIENSQRDINIAFVNELAKIFSRLGIDTKEVLLAAGTKWNFLPFTPGLVGGHCIGVDPYYLAQKAQEVGYNPEIILAGRRMNDGMGVWVASQVVKLLIHNGHAVKNSRILVLGITFKENCPDIRNTKAIDVIKELKAYGCEVDVYDPWAGKDEVELEYGLKLVDNYTDVRYDGIVLAVSHNEFRNIDVAKLRNGHNAVIYDIKGIWPKEKVDGRL, from the coding sequence ATGAACCAAACAAAAATAGCTATAGTAGGACTCGGTTATGTAGGTCTGCCATTGGCTGTTGAATTTGCAAAAAAGTATCCTGTTGTTGGTTTCGACATTAAACAGGAACGTATTAAGGAGTTAAATGCGGGACATGACTCCACACTTGAAGTGGATAATAAAAATTTGCAATCCGTGCTTGTCACCCTGAATGGAATTGAAGGGTCTTCCGGGCGAGATGCCGGCCTTTTCCTAACCACCTCTCCCGGGGATATCGCCCAATGTAATATTTTTATTGTAACAGTTCCCACGCCAACAGATAAGAACAATCGTCCTGTACTTACCCCTTTGGTAAAAGCATCTGAAACAGTAGGGAAGGTGCTAAAGAAAAATGATATTGTTATTTATGAATCTACAGTTTATCCCGGTGCAACTGAGGAAGACTGCATCCCTGTATTGGGAAAGTTTTCAGGATTAACTTTTAACAGAGATTTTTTTGTAGGTTATTCTCCGGAAAGAATAAATCCCGGCGATAAAGAACATACGGTTACCAAAATAAAAAAGGTAACATCCGGTTCTACACCAGAGACTGCGGCAAAAGTTGATGAATTGTATAAATCAGTTATTGTGGCCGGAACTCATTTGGCTCCTTCCATTAAAGTGGCCGAAGCTGCCAAGGTTATCGAAAATTCGCAACGCGACATTAATATTGCTTTTGTAAATGAACTGGCTAAAATATTTAGCCGTCTGGGGATTGATACAAAGGAGGTGTTACTGGCTGCCGGAACAAAATGGAACTTCCTTCCGTTTACTCCTGGTTTGGTAGGTGGGCATTGTATTGGTGTAGATCCTTACTATTTGGCGCAAAAAGCGCAGGAAGTAGGTTACAATCCTGAAATTATTCTTGCCGGCCGGCGTATGAATGACGGTATGGGGGTCTGGGTAGCATCACAAGTTGTAAAATTGTTGATTCACAACGGACATGCCGTGAAAAACAGCAGGATTTTAGTTCTGGGTATCACCTTTAAAGAAAACTGCCCTGATATACGCAATACCAAAGCCATAGATGTTATAAAAGAGCTCAAAGCATACGGCTGTGAAGTGGATGTGTATGATCCCTGGGCAGGTAAAGATGAAGTAGAATTAGAGTATGGATTAAAGCTCGTCGACAATTATACTGATGTGAGATATGATGGGATTGTATTGGCCGTGTCACACAATGAATTCAGGAATATAGATGTGGCAAAATTGCGCAACGGGCATAATGCGGTGATTTACGATATTAAAGGCATCTGGCCAAAAGAGAAAGTGGATGGAAGACTGTAA
- a CDS encoding Gfo/Idh/MocA family protein has translation MKKFIIIGVAGYVAVKHLRAVKTVRGKVVAAIDPNDNLEILDEYFPECEYFKSVEDAQTFVNNNSIDFITVCSPSYLHAQHIRFALENQCDVICESPLVLTKKEYEEVKHWEEKSNNKVYNVLQYRYSSALQELKNNFVPGENVYVDFRNYSYRGKWFKQSWKGEPSKSGGLLTILGYHFFDALIWIYGKPVKLEINKESATEIKGVLSLENATVNFELNNQLIEIEKRRKLEIVINGKEISLGKPDEGLFEKSYRDILNKKGFGIREVAETIRLVSKSE, from the coding sequence ATGAAAAAATTTATCATAATAGGGGTAGCTGGTTACGTAGCAGTAAAGCATTTGAGAGCCGTTAAAACAGTTAGGGGCAAGGTAGTCGCTGCCATCGACCCAAATGATAATCTCGAAATTTTGGATGAATATTTTCCAGAATGTGAATATTTCAAATCAGTTGAAGACGCCCAAACCTTTGTAAATAACAACTCTATTGATTTTATCACGGTTTGTTCGCCATCATACCTGCATGCTCAACATATTCGTTTTGCGTTGGAAAACCAGTGCGATGTAATTTGTGAAAGCCCTTTGGTTTTAACAAAAAAGGAATATGAAGAAGTAAAACACTGGGAAGAAAAGTCAAACAACAAAGTTTATAATGTATTGCAGTACAGGTATAGTTCAGCATTACAAGAATTGAAAAATAATTTTGTTCCGGGAGAGAATGTTTACGTTGATTTTAGAAATTATTCCTACAGGGGAAAATGGTTTAAACAAAGTTGGAAAGGAGAACCGTCTAAATCGGGGGGATTACTCACTATTTTGGGGTATCATTTTTTTGATGCATTAATCTGGATATATGGAAAACCGGTAAAACTGGAAATCAATAAAGAATCGGCTACAGAAATTAAAGGTGTGCTTTCACTTGAAAATGCCACTGTTAATTTTGAACTCAATAATCAGCTTATTGAAATAGAAAAGAGAAGAAAACTGGAAATCGTTATAAATGGGAAAGAAATATCGTTAGGCAAACCGGATGAAGGTTTATTTGAAAAAAGTTATCGTGATATTTTAAACAAAAAAGGATTTGGGATACGTGAGGTAGCAGAGACCATACGTTTGGTTTCAAAGTCTGAATAA
- a CDS encoding adenylyl-sulfate kinase: MFELNYFCQILDGDNVRSGINKNLKFTEEDCLENIRRIA; encoded by the coding sequence TTGTTTGAACTCAACTATTTTTGCCAGATTCTTGATGGCGATAACGTTCGCTCGGGTATCAACAAAAATCTGAAGTTTACAGAAGAAGACTGTTTGGAAAATATCCGGCGTATTGCTTAA
- a CDS encoding SDR family NAD(P)-dependent oxidoreductase, which produces MKILITGGAGFIGSNLVDHFLEKGHQVVVLDNLATGFEKNIYHHYGKKEFRFIKGDIRDLETCRKAVKGCDGVLHQAALGSVPRSINDPVTSNEVNVSGFINMLVATRDEGIQRFVYAASSSTYGDSKEFPKVEERIGKPLSPYAVTKYVNELYADVFARTYRMQCIGLRYFNVFGRRQDPNGAYAAVIPLWVKAFLNHQSPVINGDGSYSRDFTYIENVIQANEKALLTHAQDIIERKKLYEARLREEDAGPEVRSTEGVERPKGPHTNTTEQAKDKNFPSSGGGVAPEDSGDGVVSSFHEVFNIAYGENTTLLKLFDALKQNLARFDEIIATIEPDFREFRVGDIPHSLANIEKAKATLEYKPLYSAANGFEKACEWYWQNLK; this is translated from the coding sequence ATGAAAATACTAATTACCGGCGGAGCAGGGTTCATAGGCAGCAACCTAGTTGACCACTTCCTGGAAAAAGGCCACCAGGTCGTTGTCCTCGATAACCTCGCCACCGGTTTTGAAAAAAATATCTACCACCATTACGGGAAAAAAGAATTTAGATTTATAAAAGGCGATATCCGGGATTTGGAAACCTGCCGAAAAGCGGTTAAAGGTTGCGATGGTGTACTACACCAGGCAGCGCTGGGCAGCGTACCCCGTTCCATCAACGACCCGGTTACTTCCAATGAAGTAAATGTAAGCGGGTTTATAAATATGCTGGTAGCAACCCGCGATGAGGGGATTCAGCGTTTTGTCTATGCGGCCAGTTCCAGCACCTATGGCGACAGTAAGGAATTCCCCAAAGTGGAAGAAAGAATTGGCAAGCCCCTTTCGCCTTACGCCGTAACCAAATATGTAAACGAATTGTATGCCGATGTGTTTGCCCGAACCTATAGAATGCAGTGTATAGGCTTACGGTATTTTAATGTATTTGGCCGCCGGCAGGACCCCAACGGTGCTTATGCCGCCGTAATCCCTTTGTGGGTAAAAGCATTTTTGAACCACCAGAGCCCGGTAATTAACGGCGACGGCTCCTACAGCCGAGATTTTACCTACATCGAAAACGTCATCCAAGCCAATGAAAAGGCACTGTTAACACATGCGCAGGATATCATCGAAAGAAAAAAACTTTATGAGGCACGACTTCGCGAGGAAGATGCCGGTCCAGAAGTACGATCTACCGAGGGAGTGGAGCGACCGAAGGGACCTCATACCAACACCACCGAACAAGCAAAGGACAAGAATTTCCCTTCCTCCGGAGGAGGGGTGGCTCCCGAGGATTCGGGAGACGGAGTGGTATCTTCTTTCCACGAAGTATTCAACATCGCCTATGGCGAAAACACCACGCTCCTCAAACTTTTTGATGCACTAAAACAAAACCTCGCCCGTTTTGATGAAATAATAGCTACAATTGAACCGGATTTCCGGGAGTTTAGGGTTGGGGATATTCCACATAGTTTAGCAAATATTGAAAAGGCAAAAGCTACACTTGAGTATAAGCCTTTGTATAGCGCAGCTAATGGGTTTGAGAAGGCGTGTGAGTGGTATTGGCAAAATTTGAAATAA